In Bdellovibrionales bacterium CG10_big_fil_rev_8_21_14_0_10_45_34, one genomic interval encodes:
- a CDS encoding carbon-nitrogen hydrolase family protein, translating to MGLQGYNRSQHYQVKPSSPSKVERLTVATVQMTSVPDVVKNLKQIEYTLAKLKRESVDLVCFPEVCHQIRESKQELFVFEEEDVWFTRLSELALEGKFAIHLGSVALKQGDQTFNSSVWVTDEGKISFPYQKIHLFDLDIPGQITLMESDVFSPGSTPSTTEVKGWHLGLSICYDLRFSELYSRYAEKEVDLVMIPSAFTVPTGAAHWDILVRARAIESQCFVVAAAQCGKHHATRASYGHSLVVDPWGEVIWRASQDQPAVGIFSLDSSKIAEVRKRLPMARHRRLNFRN from the coding sequence ATGGGATTGCAGGGATATAACAGGAGCCAGCATTATCAAGTGAAGCCGTCTTCGCCAAGCAAAGTCGAGAGACTGACTGTAGCGACAGTGCAAATGACGTCCGTCCCAGACGTTGTAAAAAACCTCAAGCAGATAGAATATACTCTGGCAAAGCTTAAACGCGAAAGTGTCGACTTAGTATGCTTTCCGGAAGTTTGTCATCAAATCAGGGAATCGAAACAGGAACTTTTTGTTTTTGAAGAAGAGGACGTTTGGTTTACCCGCTTGAGCGAGTTGGCCCTCGAGGGAAAGTTTGCCATTCACCTTGGGTCCGTTGCTCTAAAGCAAGGCGATCAAACATTCAATTCGTCAGTATGGGTGACTGACGAAGGTAAGATCAGCTTTCCTTATCAAAAAATTCATCTTTTTGATTTAGATATTCCTGGGCAAATTACCCTCATGGAGTCTGACGTGTTTTCCCCCGGATCAACCCCGAGTACGACCGAGGTCAAGGGTTGGCACCTAGGGCTTTCCATTTGCTACGATTTACGGTTCTCGGAGCTGTATTCAAGGTATGCCGAAAAAGAAGTTGATTTAGTCATGATACCAAGCGCTTTTACAGTGCCAACTGGCGCTGCTCACTGGGATATCTTAGTAAGAGCAAGAGCCATTGAATCTCAATGCTTTGTAGTAGCTGCCGCTCAATGTGGAAAGCATCATGCGACTCGCGCTTCTTACGGCCATAGTCTAGTTGTTGATCCCTGGGGTGAAGTCATTTGGAGAGCCTCTCAAGATCAACCTGCAGTGGGAATCTTTTCTCTGGATAGCTCGAAGATTGCAGAAGTTCGAAAACGCCTACCTATGGCTAGGCACAGACGGCTCAATTTTAGAAACTGA
- a CDS encoding electron transfer flavoprotein-ubiquinone oxidoreductase, translated as MEADVVIVGGGAAGLSAAISLMDQIAAHNERVNSGKSNEAVIQDPMVIVLEKASEVGAHSFSGAVLDPCALKELIPDYVEKGCPLETPVSEEAVYYLAKKKHFKLPVVPPPFRNEGNFTISLSKFNRWLASIAESKGVNIFPGFVAVEALYDEQDNVIGVQTGDKGRDKDGKPKENFEPGLIIKSKVTIFAEGTRGSLFKHVATRLNLYEGKNPDVYEEGVKEIIQMPKGTVKAGQVIHTLGFPLSKSIGGTFIYTLPEDRIVVGLVGYLDTRDPLFDPHKELQRLKTHPFIYKMIEGGQVVAYGGKTLPAGGWYSMPRLYHGGMLVCGDSASMVDVQKLKGIHLAMKSGMLAAETAIAALAAGDYSRGFLYSYEQKVHASYIKKQLYRVRNFHQTLGIGIFESMPLIALQEITGGRGLTDKMAATVDRSHTEPLVEVWGAEGANSEDALLPKPDGKLFFDKLSSVYLTGTQHDENSPNHLKVSDTSVCSDVCYEKFHSPCNHFCPANVYEMVPVVGDEEKKRLQVNYTNCIHCQTCDLKCPFDNIDWTAPEGGGGPQYTET; from the coding sequence ATGGAGGCTGATGTAGTCATCGTCGGTGGCGGTGCTGCCGGCTTGAGCGCTGCTATTAGCTTGATGGACCAAATTGCCGCACATAATGAACGGGTAAACTCTGGGAAGTCCAATGAGGCAGTGATTCAAGATCCCATGGTGATAGTGCTTGAAAAAGCCTCCGAAGTGGGAGCACACAGTTTTTCAGGGGCGGTACTTGATCCCTGTGCACTAAAAGAACTTATTCCGGATTATGTTGAGAAGGGTTGCCCGCTAGAAACACCCGTTTCAGAAGAAGCAGTCTACTATCTTGCAAAGAAAAAACACTTCAAGCTACCTGTTGTGCCCCCTCCTTTTAGAAATGAAGGAAATTTCACGATCTCTCTGTCGAAGTTCAATCGCTGGTTGGCTTCAATTGCAGAATCCAAAGGGGTAAATATATTTCCGGGATTTGTAGCAGTGGAGGCTCTCTACGATGAGCAAGACAATGTAATTGGTGTTCAGACTGGGGACAAAGGAAGAGATAAGGACGGCAAACCGAAAGAAAATTTTGAACCAGGCCTTATCATTAAGTCCAAAGTAACTATTTTTGCCGAGGGTACGCGGGGATCGCTTTTTAAGCATGTTGCTACGAGACTGAACCTCTATGAAGGCAAGAACCCTGATGTTTACGAAGAAGGTGTTAAAGAAATCATTCAAATGCCCAAGGGCACGGTAAAGGCCGGGCAAGTGATTCATACGTTAGGTTTTCCACTAAGTAAATCCATTGGTGGAACTTTCATTTATACTCTACCGGAGGATCGCATAGTTGTTGGGCTAGTCGGATATCTCGATACACGCGATCCGCTTTTTGACCCACATAAAGAACTTCAGCGACTCAAAACTCATCCGTTCATCTATAAGATGATTGAGGGTGGGCAAGTAGTCGCCTATGGCGGAAAAACTCTTCCTGCCGGGGGCTGGTATTCAATGCCTAGGCTTTATCATGGCGGCATGTTGGTTTGTGGTGACTCAGCAAGTATGGTTGACGTTCAAAAGCTTAAAGGGATTCACCTGGCTATGAAATCAGGAATGTTGGCAGCAGAGACAGCCATTGCCGCATTGGCTGCAGGCGATTACTCGCGCGGGTTTCTGTACAGTTATGAACAAAAAGTACATGCCAGCTATATAAAAAAGCAGCTCTATCGTGTTCGAAACTTTCATCAAACACTCGGCATCGGAATTTTTGAATCTATGCCCTTAATTGCATTACAAGAGATAACAGGCGGGCGAGGATTGACAGATAAAATGGCCGCAACTGTGGATCGCAGTCACACAGAGCCGCTCGTCGAGGTATGGGGTGCTGAAGGCGCTAATAGCGAAGATGCTTTGCTTCCCAAACCTGATGGGAAGCTGTTCTTTGATAAACTTTCTTCGGTGTACTTGACGGGTACTCAGCATGACGAGAATTCGCCAAACCATTTGAAGGTTTCTGATACGAGTGTTTGCTCAGATGTCTGTTATGAAAAGTTTCATTCTCCATGCAATCACTTTTGCCCTGCGAACGTATACGAAATGGTTCCTGTCGTGGGAGACGAAGAAAAGAAAAGGCTGCAGGTAAACTACACGAACTGCATTCACTGCCAAACGTGTGACCTTAAGTGCCCATTTGACAATATTGACTGGACAGCCCCGGAGGGTGGTGGTGGTCCTCAGTACACAGAAACTTAA